The following proteins come from a genomic window of Gottfriedia acidiceleris:
- the glgB gene encoding 1,4-alpha-glucan branching protein GlgB encodes MLLLTRPTEFDVHLFHEGSLFHSYECFGAQIVKKGNKVGTTFTVWAPHAKGVSVVGDFNNWNGSEHKMEKLNDQGIWTIYIPEIGHGTIYKYEISTKRGDVLLKSDPFAFYSELRPSTASIVYDLSGYKWKDAKYRKQKFKKSVYEEPVLIYEVHLGSWKKKENGDFYTYAELATELIPYVKDHGFTHIEILPLVEHPYDRSWGYQGVGYFSSTSRYGNPHELMSFIDECHQNGLGVIMDWVPGHFCKDSHGLYMFDGEPTYEYEGYDARENEVWGTANFDLSKPEVKSFLISNALYWMEYFHIDGFRVDAVANILYWKNRNEENPFATQFLRRLNEAVFEQDPQVLMIAEDSTDWPLVTAPTYEGGLGFNFKWNMGWMNDVLTYMETHPTERKHHHNKMTFSFLYAFSENFVLPFSHDEVVHGKKSLLNKMPGTYEEKFAQLRVLFGYYLSHPGKKLLFMGSEFGQFDEWKDLEQIDWMIKDYEYHSKMNKYFKELLSIYKKNKSLYEVDNHWDGFSWIDANNADQSVFSFIRKGKNKEDYVIVICNFREISYDTYRIGVPAKYRYKELLSSDYVQFGGESKINRSSIESEEIPYHGLPYSIEIALPAFSFTIIRPVKMRKGISSNGSEKMRSNVTSRGKRE; translated from the coding sequence ATGTTGCTTTTGACACGGCCAACTGAGTTTGATGTACATTTATTCCATGAGGGAAGTTTATTCCATAGCTATGAATGCTTTGGGGCACAAATTGTAAAAAAAGGGAATAAAGTTGGAACTACTTTTACGGTGTGGGCTCCACATGCGAAAGGTGTCTCAGTTGTTGGGGACTTTAATAATTGGAATGGTTCTGAACATAAAATGGAAAAGCTGAACGATCAAGGGATTTGGACGATATATATCCCCGAAATTGGTCATGGGACGATATACAAATATGAAATTTCAACCAAGCGTGGTGATGTTTTATTAAAAAGTGATCCTTTTGCTTTCTATAGTGAGCTAAGACCAAGCACAGCTTCGATAGTTTATGATCTTTCGGGCTATAAATGGAAAGATGCAAAATATCGTAAGCAGAAATTTAAAAAGTCTGTATATGAAGAACCAGTTTTAATTTATGAGGTACATTTAGGTTCTTGGAAAAAGAAAGAAAACGGTGATTTTTACACTTATGCAGAATTAGCGACAGAACTAATTCCATATGTAAAAGATCATGGTTTTACACATATTGAAATATTACCATTAGTCGAACATCCATATGATCGTTCTTGGGGGTATCAAGGAGTAGGATATTTTTCTTCTACTAGTCGATATGGAAATCCTCATGAGCTAATGAGCTTTATAGACGAATGTCACCAGAACGGATTAGGAGTCATTATGGATTGGGTGCCTGGTCATTTTTGTAAGGATTCTCATGGATTATACATGTTTGATGGTGAACCGACATATGAATATGAAGGTTATGATGCTAGAGAAAATGAAGTATGGGGAACAGCGAATTTTGATTTATCAAAACCAGAAGTAAAATCATTTCTTATTTCAAACGCCTTATATTGGATGGAATATTTTCATATTGATGGTTTCCGAGTAGACGCTGTTGCAAATATTTTATATTGGAAAAATAGAAATGAAGAGAATCCTTTTGCAACTCAGTTTCTAAGAAGATTAAATGAAGCGGTATTTGAACAGGATCCACAAGTATTAATGATTGCTGAAGATTCTACTGATTGGCCATTAGTTACTGCACCTACATATGAGGGTGGATTAGGTTTTAACTTTAAGTGGAATATGGGTTGGATGAATGATGTTTTGACTTATATGGAGACTCACCCGACGGAAAGAAAGCATCATCATAATAAGATGACTTTCTCGTTTTTATATGCTTTCTCAGAAAACTTTGTTTTACCTTTTTCACATGATGAAGTAGTACATGGTAAGAAATCTTTGTTAAATAAAATGCCAGGTACATATGAAGAAAAGTTTGCTCAATTAAGGGTACTATTTGGTTATTATTTATCTCATCCAGGTAAGAAGCTCCTATTTATGGGAAGTGAATTTGGGCAATTTGATGAGTGGAAGGATTTAGAACAAATTGATTGGATGATTAAAGATTATGAATATCATTCCAAGATGAACAAATATTTCAAAGAATTATTATCGATTTATAAAAAAAATAAATCGCTTTATGAAGTTGATAATCATTGGGATGGATTTTCATGGATTGATGCAAATAATGCAGATCAAAGTGTATTTTCATTTATCCGTAAAGGAAAAAACAAGGAAGATTATGTCATCGTAATCTGTAATTTTAGAGAGATTTCTTATGACACATATCGAATTGGAGTACCTGCAAAGTATCGTTATAAAGAATTGCTTTCAAGTGACTATGTACAATTTGGTGGCGAAAGTAAAATAAACCGTTCTTCCATTGAATCAGAAGAAATACCATACCATGGTTTACCATACAGTATTGAAATAGCATTACCTGCCTTTAGTTTTACAATCATTCGTCCAGTTAAAATGCGAAAGGGGATTAGCAGCAATGGTTCAGAAAAAATGCGTAGCAATGTTACTAGCAGGGGGAAAAGGGAGTAG
- a CDS encoding glucose-1-phosphate adenylyltransferase yields MVQKKCVAMLLAGGKGSRLSSLTKELAKPAVAFGGKYRIIDFTLSNCTNSGIDTVGVLTQYQPLVLNSYIGIGSAWDLDRLNGGVTVLPPYSEASGVKWYTGTASAIYQNLNYIKQYQPEYVLILSGDHIYKMDYSKMLDYHIEKEADVSISVIEVPIDEASRFGIMNTNDEMDIIEFEEKPQYPKSNLASMGIYIFKWNVLKEFLEMDDRNPESSNDFGKDVIPLLLEEKKKVVAYPFKGYWKDVGTVKSLWEANMDLLNEDSELNIYDRDWRIYSVNPNQPPQYIAPTAIVEDSLINEGCVVEGYISHSVLFQGVTIGEGSLIKDSVVMPGCVIGKDVRIESAVVAPGMVIPDGSLLGPEKDYEEVILVTSEE; encoded by the coding sequence ATGGTTCAGAAAAAATGCGTAGCAATGTTACTAGCAGGGGGAAAAGGGAGTAGATTAAGTTCATTAACAAAAGAACTAGCAAAACCAGCCGTAGCTTTCGGAGGTAAATATCGAATAATCGATTTTACTTTAAGTAATTGCACAAATTCAGGTATTGATACTGTTGGGGTACTAACTCAATATCAGCCACTTGTACTAAACTCATATATTGGTATAGGAAGTGCATGGGATTTAGATCGCTTAAATGGTGGGGTAACTGTTTTACCCCCATATTCAGAAGCATCTGGCGTTAAATGGTATACAGGTACTGCAAGTGCAATTTATCAAAATTTAAATTATATAAAGCAATATCAGCCTGAATATGTTTTGATTCTTTCAGGTGATCATATTTATAAGATGGACTATAGTAAAATGCTAGACTATCACATTGAAAAAGAGGCAGATGTATCGATTTCAGTTATCGAAGTTCCGATAGATGAAGCAAGCCGTTTCGGAATTATGAATACAAATGATGAAATGGATATTATAGAATTTGAAGAAAAACCTCAATATCCGAAGAGTAATTTAGCATCGATGGGAATTTATATTTTTAAATGGAATGTTTTAAAAGAGTTTTTAGAGATGGATGATCGCAATCCAGAATCAAGTAATGACTTTGGTAAAGACGTTATTCCTCTTTTATTGGAAGAAAAGAAAAAAGTAGTTGCTTATCCTTTCAAAGGTTATTGGAAGGACGTTGGCACAGTAAAAAGCTTATGGGAAGCAAATATGGATTTGTTAAATGAAGATAGTGAACTAAATATATATGATCGTGATTGGCGCATATATTCAGTTAATCCAAATCAACCGCCACAATATATTGCACCTACAGCAATCGTTGAAGACTCGTTAATTAATGAGGGTTGTGTTGTTGAAGGGTATATATCACATTCTGTATTATTCCAAGGTGTAACAATCGGAGAAGGCAGTTTGATAAAAGATTCTGTCGTTATGCCAGGTTGTGTTATTGGAAAAGATGTTCGAATTGAAAGTGCTGTAGTAGCTCCTGGAATGGTTATTCCTGATGGAAGCCTTTTAGGTCCTGAGAAAGATTATGAAGAGGTAATTCTAGTTACAAGTGAAGAATAA
- a CDS encoding sugar phosphate nucleotidyltransferase, which translates to MKHTMLGIIEASTHFESLKPLTQHRPLATLPYAGRYRLIDFMLSNMVNSGITSVAVFPDQPYRSIIDHLGSGKHWDLNRKKDGLFIFTPEPTDGAFGTFDFIEKHIQFLQRSTQKYVVVANTYTICSVDFRPVLKRHIETNAQITELKQFGKSLNIYILEKELLLKLFENFHEKGYETIMDVVRDQNNEVDLSAYEIPQQVSIIQTIEDYFEQSMKLLNPEIWNQLFLKSYPVFTKVKDEPPTKYSKDAIVKNSIVANGCEIEGTVENSIISRAVKIGKNTIIRNCVVMQKSNIGDNCILDGVILDKDVRIEDGVEIKGSLSEPVVLQKGSVQGALIQW; encoded by the coding sequence ATGAAACATACTATGCTAGGAATAATTGAGGCGTCAACACATTTTGAATCTTTAAAGCCGTTAACACAGCATCGACCATTAGCAACACTTCCTTATGCAGGCCGATATCGTTTAATCGATTTTATGTTAAGTAATATGGTGAACTCTGGTATTACGAGTGTCGCTGTATTTCCTGATCAACCTTATCGATCAATCATTGATCACTTAGGCTCCGGTAAACATTGGGACTTAAATCGTAAAAAGGATGGACTATTTATTTTTACGCCAGAACCAACTGATGGAGCTTTTGGTACATTCGATTTCATTGAAAAGCATATTCAATTTTTACAACGTTCTACTCAAAAGTATGTTGTAGTAGCAAATACTTATACGATTTGCTCTGTGGATTTTAGACCAGTTTTAAAGAGACATATCGAAACTAATGCTCAAATTACTGAGTTAAAGCAGTTCGGTAAATCTTTAAATATCTATATCCTTGAAAAAGAGTTATTGTTGAAGCTTTTTGAAAACTTCCATGAAAAAGGCTATGAAACAATTATGGACGTTGTACGCGATCAAAATAATGAGGTTGATCTAAGTGCGTATGAAATACCTCAACAAGTTTCAATCATTCAAACAATTGAGGATTATTTCGAGCAAAGTATGAAATTATTAAATCCTGAGATATGGAATCAATTATTCTTAAAATCTTATCCTGTCTTTACTAAGGTTAAAGATGAGCCACCAACAAAATATTCAAAAGATGCAATTGTGAAAAATTCAATTGTAGCTAATGGATGTGAAATTGAGGGAACGGTTGAAAATAGTATTATTTCAAGAGCTGTGAAAATTGGAAAAAATACAATTATTCGAAATTGTGTTGTTATGCAAAAATCAAACATTGGAGATAATTGTATATTAGATGGCGTTATATTAGATAAAGATGTTCGAATAGAAGATGGTGTCGAAATAAAAGGAAGCTTAAGTGAGCCAGTAGTGCTTCAAAAAGGTTCAGTCCAAGGAGCGTTGATTCAGTGGTAA
- the glgA gene encoding glycogen synthase GlgA, producing the protein MVNVLYIVSECVPFVKSGGLADVAGALPKYLNKLNTNVRVMLPFYSLIPAKYRDEAKLVKELSINLGWRKQYCGLFELKVEGTTYYFIDNEYYFNREKLYGHFDDGERFAFFSLAAIECIKELDFKPDVIHCHDWHTAMIPFFMKEYGALKDINPKMKSVFTIHNLQFQGVFSKEVMDDMLGIDEQYFRDDYLKFYDCINFMKAGIISSDFVTTVSPTYKEEIKHEFFGEQLDGLLREQDHKLFGIVNGIDETIYNPATDRKIYSNYDEFTIENKTENKLKLQESLALKMDENIPIIAMVSRLTSQKGIDLIQHVFPQIMDHNVQVVILGSGDEEFENFFKAMEHNYYDKVRAYIGFDEGFAHQIYAGADLFLMPSLFEPCGLGQLIAMKYGCVPIVRETGGLNDTVQSYNEETKSGNGFTFTNYNAHDMLHTIERGLSIYENKKHWNSVRRNAIRRDSSWLKSAKEYAKLYMQSSK; encoded by the coding sequence GTGGTAAATGTTTTATATATTGTTTCAGAATGTGTACCATTTGTTAAATCGGGAGGGCTTGCAGATGTTGCAGGCGCTCTCCCTAAGTATTTAAATAAACTAAATACGAATGTCAGAGTAATGCTTCCATTCTACTCGTTAATTCCCGCTAAATATAGAGATGAAGCTAAGCTAGTAAAAGAGCTATCTATAAATCTAGGCTGGAGAAAACAGTATTGTGGTTTATTTGAATTGAAAGTAGAAGGAACAACTTATTATTTTATTGATAACGAGTACTATTTCAATCGAGAAAAGTTGTATGGTCATTTTGATGATGGAGAGCGTTTTGCATTCTTTTCTCTAGCTGCAATTGAATGTATTAAAGAATTAGACTTTAAACCTGATGTTATTCACTGTCATGACTGGCATACAGCAATGATTCCATTTTTTATGAAAGAGTATGGCGCATTAAAAGATATTAATCCAAAAATGAAATCTGTTTTTACAATTCATAACCTTCAATTCCAAGGCGTATTTTCAAAAGAAGTAATGGACGATATGTTAGGAATTGATGAACAATATTTTCGCGATGACTATTTAAAATTTTACGATTGTATCAACTTTATGAAAGCTGGAATCATTTCAAGTGATTTCGTAACTACTGTTAGTCCAACATATAAAGAAGAAATTAAGCATGAATTTTTTGGAGAGCAATTAGATGGACTATTACGTGAGCAAGATCACAAACTTTTTGGAATTGTAAACGGGATTGATGAAACGATTTATAATCCTGCTACTGATCGGAAAATTTACTCTAATTACGATGAATTTACAATCGAAAATAAAACAGAAAATAAATTGAAATTGCAGGAGTCACTTGCATTAAAAATGGATGAAAATATTCCTATTATTGCAATGGTTTCTCGATTAACAAGTCAAAAAGGCATTGATCTTATTCAACACGTATTCCCTCAAATTATGGATCATAATGTCCAAGTAGTAATTTTAGGTTCTGGTGATGAAGAATTCGAGAACTTTTTTAAAGCAATGGAGCATAACTACTACGATAAAGTTAGAGCTTACATTGGATTTGATGAAGGCTTTGCTCATCAGATTTATGCAGGTGCAGATTTATTCCTTATGCCTTCACTATTTGAACCATGTGGACTAGGTCAGCTTATTGCGATGAAATACGGGTGTGTTCCAATCGTAAGAGAGACTGGGGGGCTAAATGATACTGTCCAGTCATATAATGAAGAGACGAAGAGTGGAAATGGTTTTACTTTTACTAACTATAATGCTCACGATATGCTTCACACAATTGAACGTGGATTGAGTATTTATGAGAATAAAAAACATTGGAATTCAGTCAGAAGGAATGCAATTAGAAGAGATTCAAGTTGGTTAAAATCTGCTAAAGAATATGCAAAACTATATATGCAGTCTTCAAAGTAA